One stretch of Brevibacillus laterosporus DNA includes these proteins:
- a CDS encoding chitinase translates to MRKMYHLITVFQSVRKFSFLVLVLVLFASIFPTILPSNASATTICSAAWASKTIYTGGEQASHDGHEWKAKWWTQGETPGTSDVWQDLGICSTDPTNPTDPSNTPPTVPANGTVTAKTSTSVSLKWDASTDDKQVISYSVFYNGGLQTVTETNATINLTPNTTYTFTVKAKDNQGLESAASQAIEATTNKDTLPPKPAVPCRPAGLYDSGVKNIPYCQAYDQDGREKLANDSKRRIIGYFTSWRTGKNGQAKYLASDIPWKNITHINYAFAHVDRSNRVSVGSATDTTNPALGMTWPEYPDAAMDPTLPYKGHFNMLTQFKKKNPGVKTLVSVGGWAESGGYLDENGKRIASGGFYTMTTKADGSVNQAAIDTFATSAVEFLRNYNFEGVDIDYEYPTTMNQAGNPLDWQFSTPRLKGLMAGYDALLKTLRIKLDQASAEDGKYYMLTVASPSSAYLLRGMESFQALQYLDYINVMSYDLHGAWNEFVGPNAALFDDGKDGELIKYNIYNTPQYGGIGYLNTDWAYHYMRGMMQAGRINIGVPYYTRGFQNVVGGTDGLWGKAVGKDCPTGLTTCGDGATGIDNIWHDKDENGKEQGAGSNPMWHAKNLEKGIAGSYLKDHGIPNPVLTGTYKRNYDSTLVAPWLWNAQKKVFLSTEDEQSISAKADYVMKNGIGGIMIWEMAGDYDWYTERNGGKGEYYMGSTLTKLMHSKFVAATPYATSNSKTPQPADKLAIKVDVNGFQLGDQNYPINPTLKVTNNSTLTIKGGSVIEFDVPTSTSAQFSSYSGDSVKLISAGHTGPNIGGLKGDFHRVAITIPTWKSVAPGQSIDVSIVYYVPISGPTNYTITIDGKKYAINDK, encoded by the coding sequence ATGAGAAAGATGTATCACTTGATTACTGTTTTTCAGTCAGTCAGAAAATTCAGTTTTTTGGTGTTAGTCCTAGTTCTTTTTGCAAGTATTTTTCCAACGATTCTTCCATCCAATGCCTCCGCAACTACGATTTGTTCTGCCGCATGGGCCAGTAAAACGATTTATACTGGAGGGGAACAAGCATCTCACGACGGACATGAATGGAAGGCGAAATGGTGGACACAAGGTGAAACACCTGGTACTAGCGATGTATGGCAAGACCTTGGTATCTGCTCTACTGATCCTACTAATCCAACTGACCCTTCTAATACACCCCCTACCGTACCTGCTAATGGAACTGTAACAGCCAAAACCTCCACAAGTGTTTCTCTCAAATGGGACGCTTCTACCGATGACAAACAAGTGATAAGCTATTCCGTTTTTTATAACGGTGGTTTGCAAACGGTTACAGAAACCAATGCTACGATCAATCTGACCCCCAATACTACGTACACATTCACAGTAAAAGCAAAAGATAATCAGGGACTAGAATCTGCTGCTAGTCAAGCTATAGAAGCCACTACAAATAAAGACACATTACCACCTAAACCCGCAGTACCTTGCCGTCCAGCAGGTCTTTACGATTCTGGTGTGAAAAACATCCCTTATTGCCAAGCATATGACCAAGATGGACGTGAAAAGCTAGCTAATGATTCCAAGCGACGTATCATCGGATATTTTACTAGCTGGAGAACAGGGAAAAATGGACAAGCCAAATATCTAGCCTCCGATATTCCCTGGAAAAATATTACACATATTAACTATGCCTTCGCACATGTTGACAGAAGCAACCGTGTGTCTGTTGGTTCTGCTACTGATACGACTAATCCTGCACTTGGAATGACTTGGCCGGAATATCCAGATGCAGCTATGGACCCCACCTTGCCTTACAAAGGTCACTTCAACATGCTGACTCAATTTAAGAAAAAGAATCCCGGTGTAAAAACTCTTGTTTCTGTTGGAGGTTGGGCTGAATCGGGAGGATACTTGGATGAAAATGGGAAGCGAATAGCCTCTGGGGGCTTTTACACGATGACAACCAAAGCAGATGGTTCGGTCAATCAAGCTGCTATTGACACATTTGCTACTTCTGCTGTGGAATTTTTGCGCAACTACAATTTTGAAGGAGTAGACATCGACTACGAATATCCGACCACGATGAATCAGGCAGGCAATCCATTAGATTGGCAATTCTCTACTCCACGCCTAAAAGGGCTCATGGCAGGATATGATGCCTTATTAAAAACCTTGAGAATTAAGTTGGATCAGGCATCCGCTGAAGACGGAAAATATTATATGTTAACCGTGGCATCTCCCTCTTCTGCCTACCTATTACGTGGTATGGAATCTTTCCAAGCTTTGCAGTATCTCGATTATATAAATGTAATGTCCTATGATCTTCATGGTGCTTGGAATGAATTTGTTGGACCCAACGCAGCTTTGTTTGACGATGGAAAAGATGGGGAACTAATCAAGTATAACATCTATAACACACCTCAGTATGGAGGTATTGGCTATCTCAATACAGATTGGGCCTATCATTACATGCGTGGAATGATGCAGGCAGGACGAATTAACATCGGTGTTCCTTACTATACTAGAGGTTTCCAGAATGTTGTGGGAGGAACCGATGGATTATGGGGAAAAGCGGTTGGTAAAGATTGTCCAACTGGACTAACCACTTGCGGCGATGGAGCTACAGGTATTGATAATATTTGGCATGATAAAGATGAGAACGGAAAAGAGCAGGGGGCCGGCTCCAATCCGATGTGGCATGCCAAAAATCTAGAAAAAGGAATTGCTGGTTCCTATCTGAAGGATCATGGAATTCCAAATCCAGTTTTGACCGGTACCTATAAGCGTAACTATGATTCTACACTTGTTGCCCCATGGCTCTGGAATGCTCAAAAGAAAGTCTTCCTCTCTACAGAAGATGAACAGTCTATCAGTGCCAAGGCAGATTATGTAATGAAAAACGGGATTGGTGGAATCATGATCTGGGAGATGGCAGGTGACTACGACTGGTACACCGAACGCAACGGCGGTAAGGGAGAATACTATATGGGTTCTACTTTAACCAAATTGATGCATAGCAAATTTGTAGCAGCAACGCCATATGCCACTTCTAATAGCAAGACTCCACAACCAGCCGATAAACTAGCCATCAAGGTAGATGTAAATGGATTTCAACTGGGTGATCAGAATTACCCAATCAATCCTACACTAAAAGTAACCAATAACAGCACTCTGACAATTAAAGGTGGCTCTGTCATAGAGTTTGACGTTCCTACCTCTACCTCAGCCCAATTTAGTAGCTATAGTGGAGATTCCGTAAAACTGATTTCTGCTGGGCATACAGGTCCAAACATCGGTGGATTAAAGGGTGATTTTCACCGTGTGGCAATTACCATTCCTACTTGGAAATCAGTAGCTCCTGGGCAAAGCATAGATGTGAGCATCGTCTATTACGTGCCAATAAGCGGACCTACAAACTATACCATTACGATTGATGGCAAAAAATATGCCATTAATGATAAGTAA
- a CDS encoding PTS sugar transporter subunit IIA translates to MLCELLTRDSIQFIDEISTWEEAIRLAAQPLLKDGSIQDSYIQAMIQNVKDIGPYIVIAPDIAIPHSRPENGVNRVGMSFLKCHKPVAFSEKVEHQVRLFFVLAATDNESHLGALSQLTEVLSDPESLQTLLTTDSIEAVLHLIQAKNNQ, encoded by the coding sequence ATGCTATGTGAACTATTAACCAGAGACAGCATTCAATTTATTGATGAAATTTCTACTTGGGAGGAAGCTATACGTTTGGCTGCCCAACCATTACTAAAGGATGGAAGTATCCAAGATTCCTACATTCAGGCCATGATTCAAAATGTGAAGGATATAGGTCCGTATATTGTGATTGCGCCAGACATTGCTATTCCTCATTCGCGTCCTGAGAATGGAGTGAACAGAGTAGGCATGAGCTTTCTGAAGTGTCATAAGCCTGTTGCCTTTTCAGAAAAGGTAGAGCATCAGGTCAGACTGTTCTTTGTTCTGGCAGCTACGGATAATGAATCCCATTTAGGCGCATTATCTCAATTAACAGAAGTACTATCTGATCCAGAGTCTTTACAGACCCTGTTAACTACAGATTCTATTGAGGCGGTTCTTCACCTTATTCAGGCAAAAAACAATCAGTAA
- a CDS encoding PTS sugar transporter subunit IIB encodes MKKILVVCGNGLGSSFIVEMNVKKILGELGIEAEVSHTDLASSKTERADLYLGSKDIVGNLEDGTRVVEGLTNILDQNEIREVLKKHF; translated from the coding sequence ATGAAAAAGATTTTGGTAGTATGCGGAAACGGATTGGGAAGTAGCTTTATCGTAGAAATGAACGTGAAAAAAATCCTAGGTGAGTTAGGAATCGAGGCAGAGGTATCCCATACTGATTTGGCTTCCAGCAAAACCGAGAGAGCAGATCTATATCTAGGCTCTAAAGATATTGTTGGGAATCTAGAGGACGGTACTCGTGTTGTTGAAGGATTAACAAACATTTTGGATCAGAATGAAATCCGCGAAGTCCTGAAAAAACACTTCTAA
- a CDS encoding PTS ascorbate transporter subunit IIC, producing the protein MLDFLMNDILGTPAILVGLFALFGLLLQKKNIADIIAGTLKTTMGFIILGGGASILIGSLDAFSKIFTEAFNINGVIPNNEAIVAIAQQTFGKETAMIMFFGMVANILFARFTPFKYIFLTGHHTLFMACLLSAVLSTGGFTGVPLVIIGSVLLGALMVLSPAIMQPYTRKVTGSDDFAMGHFGSFGYLTAGFIGSKFGNKTKSTEDIKVPKSLGFLRDTSISISLTMALLYLIIAPFAGQSFIETQLSNGQNFIVYSFIQAITFAAGVYIVLAGVRMLIAEIIPAFKGIADKLVPNAKPALDCPTIFPFAPNAVIIGFLASFVAGLISMFILPIIGLKVIVPGVVGHFFTGAASGVYGNATGGRRGAIIGAFVNGLLISFLPALLLPVLGGLGFEGSTFGDADFGIVGIILGKIITLFQ; encoded by the coding sequence ATGCTAGACTTTCTCATGAACGATATTTTAGGAACGCCCGCAATCTTGGTCGGACTCTTCGCTTTATTTGGCTTGTTGCTCCAAAAGAAAAATATCGCTGACATCATTGCCGGTACGCTGAAAACCACTATGGGCTTTATTATTCTCGGTGGTGGCGCTAGTATTCTAATTGGTTCCTTAGATGCATTCAGCAAAATATTTACAGAAGCTTTTAACATTAATGGGGTTATCCCGAACAACGAAGCGATCGTAGCAATTGCCCAGCAAACGTTTGGGAAAGAAACAGCGATGATCATGTTCTTTGGTATGGTAGCTAATATTTTGTTTGCTCGCTTTACTCCTTTCAAATACATTTTCTTAACTGGTCATCATACGCTGTTCATGGCATGCCTGTTATCTGCGGTTTTATCCACAGGTGGTTTTACCGGTGTACCGTTAGTTATCATTGGATCGGTTCTATTAGGGGCTTTGATGGTTCTATCTCCAGCGATTATGCAACCATATACACGTAAAGTAACAGGTTCTGACGATTTTGCGATGGGACACTTTGGGTCATTCGGTTATCTAACAGCAGGCTTTATCGGCTCAAAATTTGGCAATAAAACCAAGTCTACGGAAGATATTAAAGTTCCAAAATCTCTTGGCTTCCTACGTGATACATCTATTTCTATCTCTTTAACGATGGCGCTCTTGTATTTGATCATTGCCCCTTTTGCTGGTCAAAGCTTTATCGAGACACAGCTTTCTAACGGGCAAAACTTCATTGTCTACTCCTTTATTCAAGCAATCACTTTTGCAGCTGGTGTGTATATCGTGCTTGCTGGGGTACGTATGTTGATTGCTGAAATCATCCCTGCTTTCAAAGGGATTGCAGATAAACTAGTCCCAAATGCTAAACCGGCGCTCGATTGCCCAACCATTTTCCCATTTGCACCAAACGCAGTTATTATTGGTTTCTTAGCTAGTTTTGTGGCAGGTTTAATCTCCATGTTTATCTTGCCAATCATTGGTCTTAAGGTTATCGTACCTGGTGTTGTGGGTCACTTCTTCACAGGTGCTGCTTCTGGAGTGTACGGGAATGCTACAGGTGGACGACGCGGTGCGATCATCGGTGCTTTTGTGAATGGTTTGTTGATCTCCTTCTTGCCGGCTTTATTACTACCGGTACTAGGTGGATTAGGCTTTGAAGGTTCTACATTCGGTGATGCTGACTTTGGAATTGTCGGGATTATTCTTGGAAAAATCATTACTTTGTTTCAATAA